The DNA sequence AGCGGGCTGATTCTGCCGCCTAGGATGATGGCAAAACCTCTCGTCGAAGCGACTCGGGTTCTGCCCTACGTTAACTTATGAGAATTAACATGCACAAATTCAAACGGCCCGGCGTATTTGCCCTTATTGGCGGCGGGCTTGGTGTCGGGCTGTCGCTGCTGTATATTCAGTTTGGTTCGACCTGACAGATCATGTGCAACCCGTGTCTGGCCGGTTCGGCCGGAGCCATACTCGGATGGGTCATGTCGACGCCTGAAAGCAGGAGTTAGCTATGCCGCTGTATGAGTACGAATGTAAGCAATGCGCGTATAAGTTCGAAGAACTGGTATCGTCGAACGTAACAACAGTCGTCTGCCCGCGCTGCAGTTCGACCGAGACGCGCAAACTGCTGTCGGTGTTCGCCGCGACCACCTCGGGCGGCGGTGACACCGCGCCGTCGTGCTCGCGCCCCGGCTGCGGCAGGCCCGGGTTCAGTTGAGCATCGTGATTGCTCACGGTCGTGAGCTTGTAGGGTGTGATGATCTTCGTGGGCGGCAGACCTCCGGTCTGCGCTTTGACGATTATTCTCGCTAGTCGGCAGATGAGGGCATCTGCCGGGCACATCCACCGGGCGGGCCGGGCACGATTTCGGAGATGATGATGATTACACAGTTGATTCTCGCATTATTGCTGACGGGTGGAGCGGTCGCGCAGGCGGAAGGGCAACCCAAAGCTGTCACCGGCAAAGTCGACACGGTCACGACATCCGTGACGAAGCTCAACTGGCTGCCGTTTGATTCGGTGCGTGCGACCTTCCCGGCCGCGCCGAAACCACTGTTTCTCTACATCAGCGAAAAGGGGTGTCACCATTGCGAATACATGGACACCGCCGTGTTCAACCGTCCGGAATTGGTTAAGTACGTCAATGAGAATCTGACCCCGGTGCGGGTCGATATCTACATGGATACGCCCATCAAATTGCGCGATACCGTCATGAACGAGCAACAGTTCCGCAAGCTGCTCTCGATTCAGGGCGTGCCGGCGTATTACTTTTTCGACACCAACGGCCGCATTATCGGCGCCCTCGATTCCGAGATGGACTTACTCAAGTTCAAGCGGATGCTCGTTTACATTCGCGACCGGCATTTCTTTGTCACCCCTTGGGAGAAATTCCTGACCCTTCCCGCCGCGAGCGAAGAGGCGATTAATAAGCGGTTTCAGAGTCGATAGGATAAGCCCGGGTGCCCCACGCTTTGGGTGGGATTGATTGGGGAACTTCAAACCCTCTCTGTCAAAACCACGTCTCACACTAACGCGTTCGACTCGGGGGTTTTGACCTACGATTCCTCTGTCGCGCCGAAAAAGCCAAAGAAGCCAAACAACCCGAACAGACCATACAGCGCGTAGAGCGCCGGGTTGCCGGTCGTGCCCAGCAGACCGAGCAGCCCCAACAGGCCCAGAAAGCCCAGGTATCCGAGATTCCGTTTCTTCATTTCAGCCTCGCTCGTTGTGAACAGCGGCGTCTTTTACTAGATACGAGAGGATGCTTATTTAGTTCAGTAGGTCCGGACCACGAGGGTCCCGACCTACATTCGTTTCGCCACGAAACAAACCCGCATTGTCTTCCTGGTCGGCTTCTCGAAACTCAGACAGCGGTAACATCCATTCACCTGAAAACCAGTGTCACGAAGTGCGTCGGCGATTACGTGGTTTGGGTACGCCCGTTCGCGATGAACCTCGTCGAACCGCCGCCAGTGTCTGCCATGCTTTACAAAGATCGTTAAAAGCAAATCGGCCGAATCGGGTGTCGCGGTCGGGCCGTTGCGGAATATCCAGGCGACATCGTCACGCACACCAGAGTACGGTTTCTGGTCGGAGAAGACGGTCTTGAGATGATAGGGTGTATTCATGTCGAACACAAACCAGCCGCCCGGTTTCAGATGACGTCGCACTGATTTGAAAGTCGCGCGAAGCTGGCGCTCATCGCGCAGGTAGTTCAGCGAAT is a window from the Candidatus Zixiibacteriota bacterium genome containing:
- a CDS encoding zinc ribbon domain-containing protein, which gives rise to MPLYEYECKQCAYKFEELVSSNVTTVVCPRCSSTETRKLLSVFAATTSGGGDTAPSCSRPGCGRPGFS
- a CDS encoding thioredoxin fold domain-containing protein — encoded protein: MMMITQLILALLLTGGAVAQAEGQPKAVTGKVDTVTTSVTKLNWLPFDSVRATFPAAPKPLFLYISEKGCHHCEYMDTAVFNRPELVKYVNENLTPVRVDIYMDTPIKLRDTVMNEQQFRKLLSIQGVPAYYFFDTNGRIIGALDSEMDLLKFKRMLVYIRDRHFFVTPWEKFLTLPAASEEAINKRFQSR
- a CDS encoding class I SAM-dependent methyltransferase, producing MLPYDKFGSVYDQIGHDMFSIRMAEYTLAILSRFKFVPRDGLDLCCGTGSAIRLFAKHGIVMSGLDRSSRMLAIAREKLRGHHVELYRQELPRFAIKETTSGRKKSVRQFDLITCFFDSLNYLRDERQLRATFKSVRRHLKPGGWFVFDMNTPYHLKTVFSDQKPYSGVRDDVAWIFRNGPTATPDSADLLLTIFVKHGRHWRRFDEVHRERAYPNHVIADALRDTGFQVNGCYRCLSFEKPTRKTMRVCFVAKRM